gctccgcttgcgtgtttgtaaacagcgggtcggcattgaggaatgtgaagtccggttttcggtgtgagatcgctgaaccaatgtccaaaagtgtttgtctgtcgtagacaataaggcagacaacatccaagacaaaaaacataagaattgtaaacaaaacaaacaaaccattgctatgttgtgtcggatctcgcaacgcagcagccatactcggcgccatcttgagtccaaagatTAAGGTGCAATATCtgatttccaggggcattttttacctttacaaagggcttttttttttatttattctaaccTAATAAAATGACCCTGCCATCCTTTTATGTTATAATTAATTAAGTTtgaaaatggcatgtttcaatgATTTCAAAATTGCATGATCTGTAGGGGAGAGTGGGGACGGTTGCAACAAGGGGCAGTTGCAACATGGCTTATTCCTTCAATCAGGAATGAGCTACAATGATGATATTCATACTGCACATGCTCAGTTagtccctcctccttcctggaagAAAGCAGCTACATGTGACCATTCCTTCTGCAAAAAATACTTTTCAAGGTaaagtttttttaaacaatttatgtTCAGATGAATCATTGTAAAGTCATATCATTTTAATCAGTGTTTTCTTAGATTCTAACAGGCATAGCTAGCATGTGTCAAGCTAGCATAGCAAGTTTTATCATGGCTGTCAGTGTAGGGACAGTTGCAACATGTTGTTGCAACCATCCCAACATGCTGTTGCAACTGTCCCTTATCACAACATTGATGTAAAAGCTTGTCATAACAtaacaaaattgtaattttatggATTAATAAAGAACCCCTTTCAATAGTCAGGTATCTCCCCTTTTTATTTAAGTAAgtagctttttaaaaatcagactagGCCACAATGTAGCCTACATTTTATCTGTTCTGTGTTCTGTGTTTTCAGTAGGCCTATGCCACGAGAGAGGAAACGCACAACAGATAGGGGTGTCCCTCTACCTGTTCTGACATTAGCAGCAAACATAGTGAAGGATAAAGGCAGGACAGTGAGGTCTGTGGCAAAGGACTTTGCCATTTGCCACACAACCCTCTATCGATTtattaaaaagagagagaagctAGGCCCAGGAGAGGAGGTAAAGGCAGGGTACTGGACTCCCAGGAGGGTCTTTTCTGAACAACAGGAAAAGAGCCTCGCAGAATATCTAAAAACTGCAGCTGATCTATTCTATGGTCTGAGCACCAAAGAGGTAAGCAAGAGGAaggtataaaaacaaacaaaagagtgTATGTATACAAGAAAGTGTTGAAAGAATGTGTGTATCAGAGTAAAACAGCAGAAGGAAGACTGGTAGGGAGAATGAGACAGAGTGAAGTTAAAAGAAATTGAGAGAATAAATTAAAAACTACTGGTTAGGTTTTCATTTTCCATCTATTTTTCAGGTTCGGCGATTTGCCTTCCAGCTGGCTGTGCATTATCACTGTAATTATCCTGAAACCTGGAATGAGAACTCCATGGCCAGCCGTGATTGGTTCATGGCTTTTATGAAGAGGCAGCCCTGTCTTTCTGTACAGTGCCCACAACCTACCAGTTTATCTAGAGCCACAAGTTTTAATCAACATAATGTTTCCCAGTTTTTTGACAATCTCAGCAAGGTGCTAGATAAGCACAAATTTCATGCAAAAGACGTGTGGAACATGGATGAAACAGGGGTTACAACTCTCCAAAACCCAGAAAATATTGTTGCCAGGCACGGTGATAGACAGGTTGGGTCATCTACATCAGCAGAGAGAGGGACACTTGTGACCCTTGCTTGTGCAGTTAATGCACTGGGGAATATGATTCCACCCCACTTTGTATTCCCTCGTGTCCATTTCAGAGACCATTTTATTCATGATGGCCCACCTGGATGCATTGGAACAGCCAATGCATCTGGGTGGATGCTGGAGGAGGACTTTATTGTGTtcctaaaacactttaaacaccaCACTAAGTCCTCAGTGGATGCTAAAGTCCTGCTTATACTGGACAACCACTCATCCCATCTGTCTTTGAGAGGAATAGATTTCTGTAGAGACAATGGAATTGTCCTGCTTTCTTTCCCACCCCACTGCTCTCACAAACTACAGCCATTGGATCGCAGTGTTTATGGTCCTCTAAAACGGGCTGTGAACTCTTTCTGTGACTCTTGGATGAAGAGCCACCCAGGCctaacaatgtcaatagatgacATTCCTGGCATTGTTAGGTTGGCCCTCCCTTTGGCAGCAACACCAGCAAATGTGCAGTCAGGTTTTAGGTGCACTGGTATTTGGCCATTTAATCGGGAGGTCTTCCAAGATGTTGACTTTGCACCATCTTTGGTGACAGACCGTCCTCCTCCACCTGCTGCAGCTCCACCAGTGCCATCTGCACTGCCTGCACCTTCTGCACATCCACCACTGCCACCTGTGCTGCTTGCACCTGCCATAACTGCACAAGTGCCACCTTCCTATAGAGATTTCTCACCTGAGACCCTACGACTTCACCCAAAAGCAGGACCAAGAAAAGTCTCAAAAGGGAAGAGAAAGCGGAAAACTGCAATTCTTACAGACACCCCAGAGAAAGAGGCACTAGAATGGGAAAAGAGGCCCCCAGAAAGTTAGGAGAAAGTTGAATGAAAATACAACCAAacaaagaggggaaaaaaacatagacaatgacaCTCATTGACAGAAGAGGATTTCTGCATTGTTTGTTTGGAGAGTTACTCGAAACCAAGAGAGGTTTGGGTACAGTGCTGGCAATGCAAGGCATGGGCTCACCAGGTCTGCACTGATGGAGGAGCCATTTATACTTGCCACAGCTGCAAGTCTGATGTGGACTAATTTCCTTCTCTCTTACCCTctttctgtcacacacacaaaagctacatcacacacacatacagacacacacacacacacacaaataatggctTACCTGCATATCCAGATGCACACTTGGAATACTTTCCAACattcacttaaacacacacacataattcagTTCAGTAAGCTTTCATCTGATGTGGATTTcttctctctcaccctctctctgtcacacacatacatcacatgcacatacagacacgcacacacacacacacttacctgcATATCCAGGTGCACACTTAAGAATATATtccaacattcactttcacacacacacacacacacacacacacacacacacacacagttcagtaAGCTTTCACAGAAGTATTATTAAATTTCATTGTcttgattttgattaaaaaaatattttgtagttCAAATGTATTgtaataataaaatcaaaacatGGTTGTTACTTGTtacttgaaaatgtgttttttccttTTACTTGTCTTTGTCTTTATACAGCCAATTTAACTTCGTGAAGACCCTGTCTGTGCacaagtaaaataaagaaattgcaaaatgatgttaaataatgattttattacattttaatgaatgttGCAACTGCCCCTGTTGACTGTTTCAACCGTCCCCTGTTTTGGGGTCAGTTGCAACATTTGACTTTGTCTATTCAAGTATAAATTGTACGTATATTATCATATGTACACATGTTACAGCAGTATGGGTGGGTAGCTGACAGATGTGGGTTTAATGTATTACAATTTTGGCTTTCCAATACAAACAGTCTCTGAGAAACTGAAGGAAATGCAAAAAAGTGTTGCAACCATCCCCACTCTCCACATTGCATATGTGCATTGTCTCTCAGACTtggttaatttaataaatatataacagcCATCAGTCCCACACTTTTGGCTTATAGCTggtgaggaggcttttcaaacagacagATCCATGAGGTGAGCCGATGGGCAGAGAAGTAGGATATAACATAGGGAGCGACAGTGTTACTCACTAGGATAGTATGTTTTGAATAAATGGTCAGAAAGGTCACGTAATTTAGCGCGAGCACGACACCGAACTGATGCAGAGTGTGAGAAGCGGAGTGCCCGTCTGTGTGCGTTTATGGCGCAAGCACCTGCCGCTGACTGACTGCAACATTTGCACAACGGACTGCACGAAACAAATGATGTTCAGTGAAAATTACAATGAATGAATGTATTTCAagctatatcagatattattagtAAAACAATAGGAACTCTTTGCGGGGGCAGtctttttgcccccatattttgaatttcaggggcatttttggcTTTTGGTTTTATCACGTCGCTCGCTTGCGGATACGCGGTATAACGCAATGTGCATGTCGATtgaacaggtttagaaaggttaatacttctgtaacatcttaagttcactAAGTATGGGACACTAACTCCCTCACTGCACACGCTCACACTAAACACGTGCTCAGCAcgctgctgacagctgcacgagAGAGAAAGTGCAGAGTGACAGTGCATATTTACTCGTGCATCTTCTGAAATTTgcagtttgatacaaaaataagtttattgatttgatttgttcatttgtatCTACTTGTTTAatatgacatgagtgtgagtacatGATGGGTGGATTATTCCTTTAGTGCTATAATtttagaaagaaagaacaaattaaAACTCATATCAGTCGATCACTACTtaactagtggttgaccgatatgggttttttaatggctgatgttgATATCCAGAGGACAGGGTGTCTGACAGGctgatatatttacatttatgcatttggcagacgcttttatccaaagtgacttacaatgcaCTTATTACAGAGCAACGTGGAGtaaagtgtcttgctcaaggacacaatggtggtggctgtggggatcaaaccagcaaccagttatgtgctttagcccactacaccaccaccactcttataccatctgcaaatatgcgcatatcttttttaaacagatgtaataaaccaacctcacacaacttcagcatcctgtggagtgctaattaatatagtaaataacattaacttaaaattgtaaaaaaaaaaaaaaaacaactcttgtttagcactatatttactcaattacacacaaaactttaactatgtaaaaaagaatcttaaaaaaattatattgtattttaaatggtagatagtagtttcttctgatttttgtttagtcatcaaagtttagtaatttatttgcacatgaagaaattggtAGTATATTAGGAAGgacataacagtacacacagtagtccagcaaccattggtggcatgtccacgttagcaatcgcattttctcaaaaaatacagaatcaaaccaattgtacatacagtgcatagcgaataagacatttacttatagcacacgtgaagctcTTTTACATTGAAGTTATTGTAATTTACAATAACCAGagtctatttagcagagatgggccactt
The genomic region above belongs to Myxocyprinus asiaticus isolate MX2 ecotype Aquarium Trade chromosome 28, UBuf_Myxa_2, whole genome shotgun sequence and contains:
- the LOC127418566 gene encoding uncharacterized protein LOC127418566; the encoded protein is MFIMREQVDVIFCKSVGTDLSMLDIDDFITEISQLKIEVTSLKTKLKELCSSCTCLERVKLEIELEKVSCQSSVCVTDGTSTECQDSVWSGRDQSTPQQLLDILSEQRSRDTQDSQLTLLCSTDAQESVCDSNQGDQTSTESLTSVCNAGEQQMLQTPVKIEVKQEEIKEENTTEEQQSDEDDDEQQMLQTPVKIEVKQEEIKEEEHSDEGDFIPSGESGDGCNKGQLQHGLFLQSGMSYNDDIHTAHAQLVPPPSWKKAATCDHSFCKKYFSSRPMPRERKRTTDRGVPLPVLTLAANIVKDKGRTVRSVAKDFAICHTTLYRFIKKREKLGPGEEVKAGYWTPRRVFSEQQEKSLAEYLKTAADLFYGLSTKEVRRFAFQLAVHYHCNYPETWNENSMASRDWFMAFMKRQPCLSVQCPQPTSLSRATSFNQHNVSQFFDNLSKVLDKHKFHAKDVWNMDETGVTTLQNPENIVARHGDRQVGSSTSAERGTLVTLACAVNALGNMIPPHFVFPRVHFRDHFIHDGPPGCIGTANASGWMLEEDFIVFLKHFKHHTKSSVDAKVLLILDNHSSHLSLRGIDFCRDNGIVLLSFPPHCSHKLQPLDRSVYGPLKRAVNSFCDSWMKSHPGLTMSIDDIPGIVRLALPLAATPANVQSGFRCTGIWPFNREVFQDVDFAPSLVTDRPPPPAAAPPVPSALPAPSAHPPLPPVLLAPAITAQVPPSYRDFSPETLRLHPKAGPRKVSKGKRKRKTAILTDTPEKEALEWEKRPPES